Proteins found in one Abyssibius alkaniclasticus genomic segment:
- a CDS encoding N-acetylmuramoyl-L-alanine amidase, with translation MKKIFQPFLARIALFALLISGALHAQSPAQVRIIPGETKFVADGFGVVAAIALDEPSPFRVFTLDDPWRLVVDFPTLDWNGLTPDIVADTPALQALRFGQFTRDWSRLVFDLNQPLALSEVEFDTTTNSLHLRLSPVSASAFAAQAGAPAGVEWQVNTPLDIQGEAGLPIVAIDAGHGGVDPGAIRGYVLEKDLTLVVAQELRTALLATGRYRVAMIRETDTFVSLRDRVRLARAAGAHVLLSLHANTAERGRARGTSVYNLSDEASDAETAAIVEFENRADLLAGIDLDGEEDLIAEILVDMAQRETNLLSENLGAMLSDSLLAVLDSGAKSRHRWAGFRVLKAPDIPSVLLELGFMSTPGDLEDMQSETWRAALNAQIIATLDAWFVQMAETRALMRN, from the coding sequence ATGAAGAAAATTTTCCAACCTTTTCTGGCACGGATCGCGCTGTTTGCCTTGCTGATTTCGGGCGCATTACATGCCCAAAGCCCGGCGCAGGTGCGCATAATCCCCGGCGAAACGAAATTCGTGGCCGATGGGTTCGGGGTGGTCGCGGCGATCGCGCTCGATGAGCCAAGCCCGTTTCGGGTGTTCACGCTGGATGATCCCTGGCGCCTGGTGGTCGATTTTCCAACGCTCGACTGGAACGGGCTTACTCCTGATATTGTGGCCGATACCCCCGCATTGCAGGCGCTGCGATTTGGGCAATTCACGCGCGACTGGTCGCGGCTGGTCTTTGATCTGAACCAGCCGCTTGCGCTGAGCGAGGTTGAATTTGACACCACGACCAACAGCTTGCACTTGCGCCTGAGCCCGGTTTCCGCCAGCGCCTTTGCCGCGCAGGCGGGCGCGCCCGCCGGTGTTGAATGGCAGGTCAATACCCCGCTGGATATTCAGGGCGAGGCGGGATTGCCGATTGTGGCCATAGATGCCGGGCATGGTGGTGTCGACCCCGGCGCCATTCGTGGCTATGTTTTGGAAAAAGACCTGACCCTGGTTGTTGCGCAGGAATTGCGAACTGCCCTGCTGGCCACGGGCCGGTATCGCGTGGCCATGATTCGCGAGACCGATACATTTGTGTCTTTGCGCGACCGCGTGCGCCTTGCGCGCGCGGCGGGTGCGCATGTGCTTTTGTCGCTTCATGCCAATACAGCCGAGCGCGGGCGCGCACGCGGCACCAGCGTTTACAACCTGTCCGATGAAGCATCGGATGCCGAAACCGCCGCGATTGTCGAGTTTGAAAACCGCGCCGACCTGTTGGCCGGGATAGATCTGGATGGCGAAGAAGATCTGATTGCCGAAATTCTGGTCGATATGGCGCAACGCGAAACCAATCTCCTATCGGAGAACCTGGGTGCGATGCTGTCTGACAGCCTGCTGGCGGTGCTGGATAGCGGTGCAAAATCGCGCCACCGCTGGGCGGGGTTCAGGGTGCTGAAAGCCCCGGACATTCCTTCGGTGCTTCTTGAGCTTGGGTTCATGTCGACACCGGGGGATCTGGAAGACATGCAGTCCGAAACATGGCGCGCTGCACTCAACGCTCAGATCATCGCCACGCTTGATGCCTGGTTCGTGCAAATGGCGGAAACCCGCGCTCTAATGCGAAACTAG
- a CDS encoding DsbA family protein, which yields MRRLLITLSLCLFGLNANAQNFSDMTPDQRTAFGEAVRSYLLENPEVVMEAVAILQERESQAAVNNDRELALRYQSQLNDDGYSFVGGNPDGTINLVEFIDYRCGYCRRAHAEVRALVAANDDIRYVIKEFPILGEDSVVASRAALAVLVNDGEEVYYKMNDLLMTFEGPYNDATLEDMALEAGADPVRMAELMNTPLITDMIANNRALAQRIQITGTPTFVFGNQMVRGYVSPDVMNALLEDARDALPQQ from the coding sequence ATGCGCCGCCTTCTCATCACCCTTTCGCTTTGCCTGTTCGGGCTGAATGCAAACGCTCAGAATTTCAGCGACATGACCCCGGACCAGCGCACAGCCTTTGGCGAGGCAGTGCGCAGCTATCTTCTGGAAAATCCCGAAGTTGTGATGGAGGCCGTGGCGATCTTGCAAGAGCGTGAAAGCCAGGCCGCCGTGAACAACGACCGCGAATTGGCGCTGCGCTACCAAAGCCAGCTCAACGATGATGGCTATTCCTTTGTCGGCGGCAATCCTGATGGCACCATCAATCTGGTCGAATTCATCGACTATCGTTGCGGCTACTGCCGCCGCGCCCATGCAGAAGTGCGCGCGCTGGTCGCGGCCAATGACGATATTCGCTATGTCATCAAGGAATTCCCGATTCTGGGCGAAGACAGCGTCGTTGCCTCGCGCGCGGCGCTTGCCGTGTTGGTGAATGATGGCGAAGAGGTCTATTACAAAATGAACGATCTGCTCATGACATTTGAAGGCCCCTATAACGATGCGACCCTGGAAGACATGGCGCTTGAAGCCGGCGCCGACCCGGTGCGCATGGCCGAGCTTATGAATACCCCGCTGATTACCGACATGATTGCCAATAACCGCGCCCTTGCACAGCGTATCCAGATCACCGGCACGCCAACCTTTGTGTTCGGAAACCAGATGGTGCGCGGCTATGTCAGCCCCGATGTGATGAACGCCTTGCTGGAAGATGCGCGCGATGCGCTCCCCCAGCAATAG
- a CDS encoding DUF2155 domain-containing protein, translating to MIRPLTCAICLLAAPGFAQSLADDLLPFIEPDSQTGEIPVPDIPEFISSGGVRSANSDAANAAVLRGLDTITGTVGNFQISVGETLQFERLNVTLEACRYPRDDIDRDAFALLTIQDIREDAVRFRGWMVASSPALAALDHPRYDIWVISCVNE from the coding sequence ATGATCCGGCCCCTGACATGCGCAATTTGCCTGCTGGCAGCCCCCGGATTTGCACAATCGCTGGCCGATGATCTTTTGCCATTCATCGAGCCCGATTCCCAGACCGGCGAAATTCCCGTGCCGGACATCCCGGAATTCATAAGCTCGGGCGGGGTGCGGTCTGCCAATTCCGACGCGGCAAATGCCGCCGTGCTGCGCGGGCTCGACACGATTACCGGCACGGTGGGCAATTTCCAGATTTCGGTTGGGGAAACCCTGCAATTTGAACGGCTTAACGTAACGCTCGAAGCCTGCCGCTACCCGCGCGATGACATTGACCGCGACGCGTTTGCCTTGCTGACAATTCAGGATATTCGCGAAGATGCCGTGCGTTTTCGCGGCTGGATGGTTGCCTCTAGCCCGGCGCTCGCCGCACTCGACCATCCGCGCTATGATATCTGGGTCATATCCTGCGTTAACGAATAG
- a CDS encoding penicillin-binding protein 1A, with amino-acid sequence MAVLSIAWVFSAYSRDLPDTETLRNYNPATLSRVYSSDGRILDEFVRERRIFTPADEIPDVVKWAFISAEDKNFYEHQGFDARGMLAALVEAVRSRGENVRGASTITQQVMKNFLLDGSREIERKIREIILAYRVEQTLSKDQILALYMNDVFLGANSYGVTAAAQNYFGLPLEELSIAQAAFLAIHLKDPNDYHPVRNRERALERRAFVLREMFQNGYITQEEYDTALADPLDTVQGGQLVSVRETIPPRSYFTDEIRRQLSGTIGDEQLFGGGLTIRATVDPVLQASAAQALRDRLEEYDRELEIYWGPMANIPQEQLVDEPTWRAALAELQLPRDIAGWSLAVVLQVGDNSARIGIEGVPDDGDGQFLTVDDSRWARRPTSDGRPGARPSAASDIWALGDVVMVKAITTNDGVFERWSLRQIPAIQGAFMAMDPQTGRVLAMQGGFSYQASVFNRATQAQRQPGSAFKPFIYAAALDNGYTPASIVVDAPIEVRTGDGIWRPQNASRKFYGPAPLRTGIEYSRNLMTVRVAQDIGMDVVAAYAERFGVYDDMPEQLSYALGAGETTLYKMVTAYAMFANGGRRVEPTMVDRVQDRFGNTIYRHDQRQCYGCFEDLTPEIEPYIASNTTQIMDPVTAYQLASMMRGVVANGTAASSVGRLGVPISGKTGTTNDAKDAWFIGFTPRIAAGCYMGYDNPTSLGPGASGGALCGNMFAAFFRTMMENHGSYEYPVPAGTRFVRIDRFTGERLPDDATGEYVVTELFRDGEEPAYGAYGDFVDGGFAMGRDLLIYGRGENETGETVIIDGQETVLPPAPTFGGLSSGGLY; translated from the coding sequence ATGGCGGTGCTAAGCATCGCCTGGGTCTTTTCGGCCTATTCGCGCGATCTGCCCGATACCGAAACACTGCGCAACTACAACCCCGCCACGCTGAGCCGTGTCTATTCATCCGATGGGCGCATTCTTGATGAATTCGTGCGGGAACGCCGCATCTTCACGCCTGCTGATGAAATTCCCGATGTCGTGAAATGGGCCTTCATCAGCGCCGAGGACAAGAATTTTTACGAGCATCAGGGCTTTGATGCCCGCGGGATGCTGGCAGCTCTGGTCGAGGCTGTGCGCTCGCGCGGGGAAAATGTGCGCGGCGCTTCGACCATTACCCAGCAGGTCATGAAGAACTTTCTGCTTGATGGCAGCCGCGAGATCGAGCGCAAGATCCGCGAGATCATCCTTGCCTACCGGGTGGAACAGACGCTTTCCAAAGACCAGATTCTGGCGCTTTACATGAATGATGTCTTTCTGGGCGCCAATTCCTATGGGGTTACGGCGGCGGCGCAAAACTATTTCGGCCTGCCGCTGGAAGAATTGTCGATCGCCCAGGCCGCCTTTCTGGCGATCCATCTGAAAGACCCGAATGACTATCACCCCGTGCGCAACCGCGAACGCGCTTTGGAGCGGCGGGCTTTCGTGCTGCGTGAGATGTTTCAGAACGGCTATATCACGCAAGAGGAATATGACACCGCATTGGCCGACCCGCTTGACACGGTGCAGGGCGGGCAACTGGTTTCGGTGCGCGAAACCATTCCGCCGCGCAGCTATTTCACCGATGAGATCCGCCGCCAGCTTTCCGGCACGATCGGCGATGAGCAGCTTTTCGGCGGCGGGCTGACCATTCGCGCCACGGTCGACCCTGTATTGCAGGCCTCGGCTGCACAGGCACTGCGCGACCGGCTGGAAGAATATGATCGCGAACTCGAAATCTATTGGGGGCCGATGGCCAATATCCCTCAGGAGCAACTGGTCGATGAGCCGACCTGGCGCGCCGCTCTGGCCGAATTGCAACTGCCGCGCGATATTGCCGGCTGGTCACTGGCCGTTGTGTTGCAGGTGGGCGACAATTCGGCGCGTATCGGCATCGAAGGTGTTCCAGATGATGGCGACGGCCAGTTTCTGACGGTGGATGACAGCCGCTGGGCGCGGCGCCCCACATCGGATGGCCGCCCCGGCGCGCGCCCCTCGGCCGCCTCGGATATCTGGGCTTTGGGCGATGTTGTGATGGTCAAGGCCATCACAACGAATGACGGGGTGTTTGAACGCTGGTCGCTGCGCCAGATTCCCGCCATTCAGGGCGCGTTCATGGCGATGGACCCGCAAACAGGCCGGGTTCTGGCCATGCAGGGCGGATTTTCCTATCAGGCCAGCGTGTTCAACCGCGCCACCCAGGCGCAGCGCCAGCCGGGCTCTGCCTTCAAACCCTTTATCTATGCGGCCGCGCTCGACAATGGCTATACCCCGGCCAGCATTGTGGTTGATGCACCGATCGAAGTGCGCACGGGTGATGGAATTTGGCGGCCGCAGAATGCCAGCCGCAAATTCTATGGCCCCGCGCCCTTGCGCACCGGAATCGAGTATTCGCGCAACCTGATGACCGTGCGCGTTGCGCAGGATATCGGCATGGATGTCGTTGCCGCCTATGCCGAACGGTTTGGCGTTTACGATGATATGCCCGAGCAATTGTCCTATGCATTGGGGGCGGGTGAAACCACGCTTTACAAAATGGTCACCGCCTATGCGATGTTTGCCAATGGCGGCCGCCGGGTGGAACCAACAATGGTTGACCGCGTGCAAGACCGGTTTGGCAATACGATCTACCGGCATGACCAGCGCCAGTGCTATGGCTGTTTTGAGGATCTGACCCCGGAGATCGAGCCATATATCGCCAGCAACACCACCCAGATCATGGACCCGGTAACCGCCTATCAACTGGCCTCGATGATGCGCGGTGTTGTTGCCAACGGCACGGCGGCCAGTTCGGTCGGGCGGCTTGGCGTGCCCATTTCAGGCAAGACCGGCACCACGAATGACGCCAAGGATGCCTGGTTCATCGGCTTTACCCCGCGCATCGCGGCGGGTTGCTACATGGGCTATGACAACCCCACCTCGCTGGGGCCTGGCGCATCGGGCGGCGCGCTGTGTGGCAATATGTTCGCCGCGTTTTTCCGCACGATGATGGAGAATCATGGCTCTTACGAATACCCGGTGCCCGCGGGCACGCGTTTTGTGCGCATCGACCGGTTTACCGGCGAGCGTTTGCCCGATGATGCGACCGGCGAATATGTCGTGACAGAACTGTTCCGCGACGGCGAGGAACCCGCCTATGGCGCCTATGGCGATTTTGTCGATGGCGGCTTTGCGATGGGGCGCGATCTGCTGATCTATGGCCGCGGCGAAAACGAAACCGGCGAAACGGTCATCATCGACGGGCAGGAAACCGTGCTGCCGCCCGCACCCACATTCGGCGGGCTGTCATCGGGCGGGCTTTACTAG
- the accB gene encoding acetyl-CoA carboxylase biotin carboxyl carrier protein, with amino-acid sequence MSDSKHESDVSFIKALAEMLRSNDLTEIEVRREYGEDDVLDVRVARQMQSAPVMVQAPAAPAPATAAASPAPASAAPAAAAPSDPAQHPGAVPSPMVGTAYLAAEPGKPNFVSVGDKVAEGQTILIIEAMKTMNQIPAPRAGTIKRVLVDDGAPVEFGTPLVIIE; translated from the coding sequence ATGAGCGATTCCAAGCATGAATCAGATGTGAGCTTTATCAAGGCACTGGCCGAGATGCTGCGCAGCAATGACCTGACCGAGATTGAAGTGCGCCGTGAATATGGCGAGGATGATGTGCTGGATGTGCGCGTTGCCCGCCAGATGCAATCGGCCCCGGTCATGGTGCAGGCACCGGCGGCACCAGCACCCGCCACCGCAGCCGCCAGCCCGGCCCCGGCAAGTGCCGCGCCCGCCGCCGCCGCGCCATCTGACCCGGCCCAACACCCCGGCGCCGTGCCCTCACCGATGGTTGGCACCGCCTATCTGGCGGCGGAACCCGGCAAGCCGAATTTCGTTTCGGTTGGCGACAAGGTGGCCGAAGGCCAGACGATTCTGATTATCGAAGCCATGAAAACCATGAACCAGATTCCCGCGCCGCGTGCTGGCACAATCAAGCGCGTGCTGGTTGATGATGGTGCGCCGGTCGAATTTGGCACCCCGCTTGTGATCATCGAGTAG
- the aat gene encoding leucyl/phenylalanyl-tRNA--protein transferase, whose amino-acid sequence MKDDIEITPALLVQAYRAGVFPMAEDAGSETLFWVDPPARGIIPIDGFHVSRSLKKRIRSGYYTASRNQCFSRVMAECARRDVTWINPQIITLYTALHHQGIAHSQEIWRDGALVGGVYGLAIGGAFFGESMFSCATDGSKLALLALIAQLRGLGFRLFDTQFLTPHLASLGGVEISRAQYHRRLEAALAQSPRPFAPCPPYSLTQDMTQIS is encoded by the coding sequence ATGAAAGACGATATTGAGATCACCCCCGCATTGCTGGTGCAAGCCTATCGTGCGGGGGTATTTCCAATGGCGGAAGATGCCGGTTCCGAGACATTGTTCTGGGTCGACCCACCGGCGCGGGGCATCATTCCGATTGACGGTTTCCATGTCTCACGCAGCCTAAAAAAGCGCATAAGATCAGGGTATTATACGGCATCACGCAACCAATGCTTCAGCAGGGTCATGGCCGAATGCGCCCGGCGCGATGTCACCTGGATCAACCCGCAGATCATCACGCTTTATACGGCCCTGCACCATCAGGGCATCGCGCATTCCCAGGAAATCTGGCGCGATGGCGCGCTGGTTGGCGGGGTTTACGGGCTGGCCATTGGCGGGGCATTTTTTGGTGAAAGCATGTTTTCGTGCGCCACCGACGGCTCCAAGCTTGCGCTTTTGGCGCTGATCGCGCAGTTGCGCGGGCTAGGGTTTAGGCTGTTTGACACGCAATTCCTGACACCGCATCTGGCAAGCCTGGGGGGTGTCGAGATCAGTCGTGCGCAGTATCATCGGCGCCTGGAAGCGGCTTTGGCGCAATCGCCCAGGCCTTTTGCGCCCTGCCCGCCCTATTCGTTAACGCAGGATATGACCCAGATATCATAG
- the mlaD gene encoding outer membrane lipid asymmetry maintenance protein MlaD has translation MANNAAETLIGAVVVAVAVGFLAYASQFTSGAAANEITLEARFGSAEGLRVGSEVRLAGVRVGTLTALSLDRATYQAVAVLAVDQTVEIPDDSEAKVASEGLLGGNFIELVPGGSPIILADGQEITYTQGSVSLLNLLMKFASGGGGDDAAQ, from the coding sequence ATGGCCAATAACGCCGCTGAAACGCTGATCGGGGCCGTGGTTGTGGCTGTGGCTGTCGGGTTCCTGGCCTATGCCAGCCAGTTTACCAGCGGTGCTGCGGCCAATGAAATTACGCTGGAAGCGCGGTTTGGCAGCGCCGAAGGGCTGCGCGTTGGCTCGGAGGTGCGGCTGGCCGGGGTGCGCGTTGGCACATTGACCGCGCTGAGCCTGGATCGGGCAACCTATCAGGCGGTTGCCGTGCTGGCGGTCGACCAGACCGTTGAAATTCCCGACGATTCCGAGGCCAAAGTGGCCAGCGAAGGCCTGCTTGGCGGCAATTTCATCGAGCTTGTTCCCGGTGGCTCGCCCATCATTCTGGCCGACGGGCAGGAAATAACCTATACGCAAGGCTCGGTCAGCCTGTTGAATTTGCTGATGAAATTCGCATCTGGCGGCGGCGGGGATGACGCGGCGCAATGA
- the accC gene encoding acetyl-CoA carboxylase biotin carboxylase subunit, with translation MFKKILIANRGEIALRVVRACREMGIQSVAVHSTADSDAMHVRMADESVCIGPPSSTQSYLSIPNIISACEITGAEAIHPGYGFLSENANFVQIVEDHDLKFIGPTAQHIRIMGDKITAKDTMKNLGVPCVPGSDGGVPTVEEARRIAGDMGYPVIVKATAGGGGRGMKVAKSAADIDVAFSTARSESKAAFGNDEVYIEKYLTLPRHIEVQVFGDGKGNAVHLGERDCSLQRRHQKVFEEAPSPAIDAETRARIGKTCADAVAEIGYAGAGTIEFLYENGEFYFIEMNTRLQVEHPVTEAVFGVDLVREQIRVAAGLPLSFKQEDLVVKGHAIECRINAEKLPNFQPSPGKIAQYHAPGGLGVRMDSHLYDGYTIPPYYDSLIGKLIVFGRDRPEALARLNRALGELIVDGIHTTTPLFHQLLAEPDVQSGNYTIHWLEKWLEKQGG, from the coding sequence ATGTTCAAGAAAATCCTGATCGCAAATCGCGGCGAGATTGCCCTGCGGGTGGTGCGCGCCTGTCGCGAAATGGGCATCCAGTCGGTTGCCGTGCATTCCACCGCCGATAGCGACGCGATGCATGTGCGCATGGCCGATGAAAGCGTGTGCATCGGCCCGCCAAGCTCGACCCAATCCTACCTGTCGATCCCGAATATCATTTCGGCTTGCGAGATTACCGGCGCGGAAGCAATCCATCCCGGTTACGGTTTTCTGTCGGAAAACGCGAATTTCGTGCAGATCGTCGAGGACCATGACCTGAAGTTCATCGGCCCGACCGCGCAGCATATCCGCATCATGGGCGACAAGATCACCGCCAAGGATACGATGAAAAACCTTGGCGTGCCCTGTGTGCCCGGCTCGGATGGCGGTGTGCCGACCGTTGAGGAAGCCCGCCGCATTGCGGGCGATATGGGCTATCCGGTGATTGTGAAAGCCACCGCCGGTGGTGGCGGGCGCGGCATGAAGGTTGCCAAATCGGCGGCCGATATCGACGTGGCCTTTTCTACGGCACGCTCGGAATCCAAGGCCGCCTTTGGCAATGACGAGGTCTATATCGAGAAATACCTCACCCTGCCCCGCCATATCGAGGTGCAGGTTTTTGGCGATGGCAAAGGCAATGCCGTGCATCTGGGCGAGCGTGATTGTTCGCTGCAACGCCGCCACCAGAAGGTGTTCGAGGAAGCCCCCTCGCCGGCGATCGATGCCGAAACACGCGCGCGCATCGGCAAGACCTGTGCCGACGCTGTGGCCGAAATCGGCTATGCCGGGGCCGGCACGATCGAATTTCTGTATGAGAATGGCGAGTTCTATTTCATTGAAATGAACACCCGCCTGCAGGTCGAACACCCTGTGACCGAAGCGGTATTTGGTGTCGATCTTGTGCGCGAACAAATTCGCGTGGCTGCGGGCCTGCCACTGTCATTCAAACAGGAAGATCTGGTGGTAAAGGGCCATGCCATCGAATGCCGGATCAACGCCGAAAAACTGCCGAATTTCCAGCCCTCGCCCGGCAAGATCGCGCAATATCATGCGCCCGGCGGGCTTGGGGTGCGGATGGACAGCCATTTGTATGACGGCTATACGATTCCACCCTATTATGACAGCCTGATCGGCAAGCTCATCGTGTTTGGGCGTGACCGCCCCGAAGCCCTGGCACGACTCAACCGCGCTTTGGGCGAGTTGATTGTCGATGGCATTCACACCACAACCCCGCTTTTTCACCAGCTTCTGGCCGAACCCGATGTGCAATCGGGGAATTATACCATTCACTGGCTGGAAAAATGGCTGGAGAAACAGGGCGGCTAG
- a CDS encoding Rne/Rng family ribonuclease — translation MSKKMLIDATHAEETRVVVVDGNKVEDFDFESVNKRQLAGNIYLAKVTRVEPSLQAAFVEYGGNRHGFLAFSEVHPDYYQIPQADRKALLEEEARAAREVESEEEEKPKPRSRTRRRGGKKRDEAQQADAQQNETADSDEGAAQGDAGDVNATQPLEDGAPAQADETVSEPADIDADAGTGLVDSDDDGNGDEDGDDHPQLVETPEGRNRRRKPAQKRGDSEQADDEYETVGADDVAEEVAPRRAPRHRRYKIQEVIKVRQIMLIQVVKEERGNKGAAVTTYLSLAGRYCVLMPNTARGGGISRKITNISDRKKLKEIAAEIQVPNGAGLIIRTAGSQRTKAEIKRDYEYLLRQWEQIRDLTLKSMAPAPIYEEGSLIKRSIRDLYNRDIDEIWVDGEEGYREAKDYMKMLMPSHAKNVKRYDESLPLFARYQVENYLSAMFNPTVQLKSGGYIVIGITEALVAIDVNSGRSTREGSIEETALKTNLEAAEEVAHQLKLRDLAGLIVIDFIDMEDRRNNLAVEKKMKDKLKNDRARIQVGRISGFGLMEMSRQRLRPGMIEATTQPCPHCHGTGITRSNDSMALAILRELEEEGVRKRAREVLVTAPVEVANYLLNAKREHVTTVETRFGLSVRIEADASLISPEYRVERFKTTTRPVVEVETVSFTSVAAPDVEEDRSADEAQAAPAPVPADPDDDAPRKKRRRRRRRGGKGRNGEDGSNEAEASVAADGEKAADPAPEAEPAPQDDAPAAQPDTEAAPETKARKPRARKPRASKKDADAAKLKEAAAETPQETTEVADAPAVAPPEPDEAPEPDAAPEAARKPARKRAKASAIVQAVIADPAPKAEPAADTTAEPDAPRKRGWWSRAVGK, via the coding sequence ATGTCTAAAAAGATGCTTATTGATGCCACCCACGCCGAGGAAACGCGCGTTGTGGTGGTCGACGGAAACAAAGTTGAAGATTTCGATTTTGAGTCTGTAAACAAACGCCAGCTTGCCGGAAATATCTATCTAGCCAAGGTCACGCGGGTCGAACCCTCGTTGCAGGCGGCCTTTGTCGAATATGGCGGCAACCGGCACGGGTTTCTGGCCTTTTCCGAAGTTCACCCCGATTATTACCAAATTCCGCAAGCCGACCGTAAGGCGCTGCTTGAAGAAGAGGCCCGCGCCGCGCGTGAGGTCGAATCCGAGGAAGAGGAAAAGCCGAAACCGCGCAGCCGCACGCGCCGTCGTGGCGGCAAGAAGCGCGACGAGGCACAGCAGGCCGATGCCCAGCAAAACGAAACTGCTGACAGCGACGAGGGCGCTGCCCAGGGCGACGCTGGCGATGTGAACGCCACGCAGCCGCTGGAAGATGGCGCGCCCGCACAGGCCGATGAAACGGTCAGCGAACCGGCGGATATTGACGCAGATGCCGGCACCGGCCTGGTCGACAGCGATGATGACGGCAACGGCGACGAGGACGGCGACGACCATCCGCAACTTGTTGAAACCCCCGAAGGCCGCAACCGCCGCCGCAAGCCCGCGCAAAAGCGTGGTGACTCTGAGCAGGCTGATGACGAATACGAAACCGTTGGCGCGGATGATGTGGCCGAAGAGGTTGCCCCGCGCCGTGCGCCCCGCCACCGCCGCTACAAAATTCAGGAAGTGATCAAGGTGCGCCAGATCATGCTGATTCAGGTGGTCAAGGAAGAGCGCGGCAACAAGGGCGCTGCCGTTACCACCTACCTGTCGCTGGCCGGCCGCTACTGCGTGTTAATGCCCAATACCGCGCGTGGCGGTGGCATCAGCCGCAAGATCACCAATATCTCTGACCGCAAGAAGCTGAAAGAAATCGCCGCCGAAATTCAGGTGCCGAACGGCGCCGGGCTGATCATCCGCACGGCGGGCAGCCAGCGCACCAAGGCCGAGATCAAGCGCGATTACGAATATCTGCTGCGCCAATGGGAGCAGATTCGCGACCTCACGCTCAAATCTATGGCCCCGGCCCCGATTTACGAGGAAGGCAGCCTGATCAAACGTTCGATTCGCGACCTCTATAACCGCGATATCGACGAGATCTGGGTCGATGGCGAGGAAGGCTATCGCGAAGCCAAGGACTACATGAAAATGCTCATGCCGTCGCACGCCAAAAACGTGAAACGGTATGACGAATCATTGCCGCTTTTTGCGCGCTATCAGGTGGAAAACTACCTGTCGGCCATGTTCAACCCGACCGTGCAGCTCAAATCGGGCGGCTATATCGTTATCGGCATCACCGAAGCACTGGTCGCGATCGACGTGAACTCGGGCCGTTCAACGCGCGAGGGTTCCATCGAGGAAACCGCGCTGAAAACCAACCTTGAGGCCGCCGAAGAAGTTGCGCATCAGCTCAAGCTGCGCGACCTTGCCGGGCTGATCGTGATTGACTTCATCGACATGGAAGACCGCCGCAACAATCTGGCGGTTGAAAAGAAGATGAAGGACAAGCTGAAGAACGACCGCGCGCGCATTCAGGTGGGCCGCATTTCGGGCTTTGGCCTGATGGAGATGAGCCGCCAGCGCCTGCGCCCCGGCATGATCGAGGCCACCACCCAGCCCTGCCCGCATTGCCACGGCACCGGCATTACACGTTCCAACGACTCGATGGCGCTGGCCATTTTGCGCGAGCTGGAAGAGGAAGGCGTGCGCAAACGCGCCCGCGAGGTGCTGGTGACAGCGCCGGTGGAGGTGGCCAACTACCTGCTGAACGCCAAGCGCGAGCATGTGACCACGGTTGAAACCCGCTTTGGCCTGTCGGTGCGGATCGAGGCCGATGCCAGCCTGATCAGCCCGGAATACCGTGTCGAGCGGTTCAAAACCACCACCCGCCCGGTGGTCGAGGTTGAAACCGTGTCCTTTACCTCGGTCGCAGCACCGGATGTTGAAGAAGACCGCAGCGCAGATGAGGCCCAGGCCGCGCCCGCGCCCGTTCCTGCCGATCCCGATGATGATGCACCGCGCAAAAAGCGCCGTCGGCGGCGGCGGCGCGGTGGCAAGGGCCGCAATGGTGAGGATGGCAGCAACGAGGCCGAGGCAAGTGTTGCAGCCGATGGCGAAAAGGCCGCCGACCCTGCACCGGAAGCAGAACCTGCCCCCCAGGACGATGCGCCCGCCGCACAGCCTGACACCGAAGCCGCACCGGAAACCAAGGCCAGAAAGCCGCGCGCCCGCAAGCCGCGTGCCAGCAAAAAAGACGCTGATGCAGCCAAGCTAAAGGAAGCCGCCGCCGAAACGCCGCAGGAAACAACGGAGGTCGCAGACGCACCTGCTGTTGCACCACCCGAACCGGATGAAGCACCCGAACCGGATGCAGCACCCGAAGCAGCGCGCAAACCGGCGCGCAAACGCGCCAAAGCATCGGCCATCGTTCAGGCGGTTATTGCCGACCCTGCCCCAAAGGCAGAACCGGCAGCCGATACCACCGCCGAACCCGACGCCCCGCGCAAGCGCGGCTGGTGGTCGCGCGCGGTTGGCAAATAG